CGGACCGTCCCCGTACCCTCCGGGACGAGGTTCTGGCCGAAGAGCAGCTTCGCCCCCGACCTGCGGTGCAGGGCGAGCGTGCGCAGTGGCTCCTTGCCCCGCTGCGACGTCGACTGGTCGACGGTGGTGACCACGCACCTCGCGCACGGCTTCACCACCCGGAAGGCGACCGCGCCGATCGCGATCCGCCGCCAGCCGTCCTCCTCCCAGGGGGCGGTGCCGTCCACCACGACGTTGGGCCGGAACCGGTTCATCGGCAGCGGTCCCTCCCGCGCGTGGTCGCCGCTCGCGATCAGCGCGTTGAGGGCATCCAGCGACGCGGTGGTGGTCACCAGCAGCGGGTACCCGTCCGCGAGGCTGACGGTCTCCCCTGGCCGCGCGTACGCCGGGTCGACAGGCCTCCGGAACGACGGCTCGTCCTGGTGGACGAGCCGGACCTCCGCCCCGAGGAAGCCGCTCAGCCAGGCGTGCGCGGCCGGCGCCGCCTCGACCACCTCGCACTTCTTGCCGAACAGCTCCACGACGACCGTGTCCGAGCGCTCCGGCACCGCCACCGCCAGCGGCTCCCTGCCGGGCGCGGACAGCTCCACCCCACCACCCGGCAGCGCCGCCGCGGAGATCCCCGCCAGACGGGGTTCCTGACGCTGTGTGACAGCTGTGCCCGCCCCGCTCACCAGCATCCAACGACGGTCGCCCGCGAGTCCCCACGGCTCGACAACGGCCTCGT
The DNA window shown above is from Streptomyces sp. NBC_00247 and carries:
- a CDS encoding MOSC domain-containing protein → MAPPVLHSIHLHPVKSLAALTVDEAVVEPWGLAGDRRWMLVSGAGTAVTQRQEPRLAGISAAALPGGGVELSAPGREPLAVAVPERSDTVVVELFGKKCEVVEAAPAAHAWLSGFLGAEVRLVHQDEPSFRRPVDPAYARPGETVSLADGYPLLVTTTASLDALNALIASGDHAREGPLPMNRFRPNVVVDGTAPWEEDGWRRIAIGAVAFRVVKPCARCVVTTVDQSTSQRGKEPLRTLALHRRSGAKLLFGQNLVPEGTGTVRVGEPFRVLE